One window from the genome of Cryptomeria japonica chromosome 6, Sugi_1.0, whole genome shotgun sequence encodes:
- the LOC131060715 gene encoding putative UDP-rhamnose:rhamnosyltransferase 1 — MKDGALHVLMFPWLAHGHISPFLELSKRLANQGLRISFLSTPGNISKIKSSLHEKWVGKIDMVELPLPSVEGLPPEADNTADIPIEMADLLKIALDGLQNPFEHLLRRIQPDYIIHDFSQHWAAKFGIPAVYFCIFSASAFAYAAVPSRNKAGETTVEDLTAPPPDYPSSVIAYKPYEASSVLAGYNGDGDGGMTVLGRFFKSTEACKIMLVRSCFELESKYFHYLEAVLKKRVVPVGIFLPATPADEQNKCLRWLDNHPPASVVYVSFGSECFLSKEQVAELAKGLEESHVPFLWVLRSPRYNDDSTSSAEERARALLPEGFEERTRERGVVYCKWAPQQQILCHSSTGGFVSHCGWSSVLEALRSGVKIIALPMQIVQGLDARLVAEELRIGMEVGREEDGSFRAEEIRRCVREIMVGEEGGRVADNMEKVREKLFGEEDIQERYISEFIKQLL, encoded by the coding sequence ATGAAGGATGGAGCCCTTCATGTACTCATGTTTCCATGGCTGGCTCACGGCCACATCTCTCCTTTTCTCGAGTTATCCAAAAGACTTGCAAATCAGGGCTTGAGGATCTCTTTTCTCTCCACACCGGGCAATATTTCAAAGATAAAGTCCTCGCTACATGAAAAGTGGGTGGGCAAGATCGATATGGTGGAGCTGCCGCTGCCCTCTGTAGAGGGTCTGCCTCCTGAAGCCGACAACACCGCCGATATTCCCATTGAAATGGCAGATCTGTTGAAGATAGCTCTTGACGGCCTCCAGAATCCCTTCGAACACCTTCTGCGCCGGATTCAACCGGACTATATAATTCATGATTTCTCACAGCACTGGGCCGCCAAGTTTGGTATCCCCGCCGTTTATTTCTGCATCTTCAGTGCGTCGGCCTTTGCTTACGCTGCAGTACCAAGCAGAAACAAGGCCGGGGAAACCACTGTAGAGGATTTGACCGCGCCACCGCCGGATTATCCATCGTCTGTCATAGCTTACAAACCATACGAAGCTAGCTCAGTTTTAGCTGGGTATAATGGCGACGGCGATGGAGGTATGACAGTTTTGGGTCGGTTTTTTAAATCTACGGAGGCATGTAAGATTATGCTCGTCCGATCATGCTTTGAATTGGAAAGCAAGTATTTTCATTATCTGGAGGCGGTGCTCAAAAAGCGGGTGGTTCCAGTCGGTATATTTCTACCGGCGACCCCGGCCGACGAACAGAACAAGTGCCTGCGATGGCTGGACAATCACCCGCCGGCTTCCGTTGTTTACGTGTCATTTGGCAGCGAGTGTTTTCTGTCAAAGGAGCAGGTTGCTGAGCTGGCAAAGGGGCTGGAGGAGAGCCATGTCCCTTTTCTGTGGGTTCTGCGCTCCCCTCGCTACAACGATGATTCCACGTCATCAGCAGAAGAAAGAGCGAGGGCGTTACTGCCAGAGGGGTTTGAGGAGCGCACGAGGGAGAGGGGTGTGGTGTACTGCAAGTGGGCACCGCAGCAGCAGATTCTTTGCCACTCTTCGACGGGAGGGTTTGTGAGCCACTGCGGGTGGAGCTCTGTGTTGGAAGCGCTGAGATCTGGGGTGAAGATAATAGCGCTGCCGATGCAAATTGTTCAGGGGCTCGACGCCCGGCTGGTGGCGGAGGAACTCCGCATTGgcatggaggttggtagggaagaAGATGGGAGTTTCAGAGCGGAGGAAATTAGGAGATGTGTGAGGGAGATTATGGTGGGAGAAGAGGGAGGACGTGTGGCGGATAATATGGAGAAGGTAAGAGAGAAGTTGTTTGGGGAGGAGGATATCCAAGAGAGATACATAAGCGAGTTTATTAAGCAGCTTCTCTAG